The following proteins are encoded in a genomic region of Arachis stenosperma cultivar V10309 chromosome 4, arast.V10309.gnm1.PFL2, whole genome shotgun sequence:
- the LOC130976381 gene encoding gibberellin-regulated protein 4-like: MAKFFAAFILALIAISMLQTMVMAANGQGGHFYDNKSQYGPGSVKSYQCPSQCSRRCGKTQYHKPCMFFCQKCCRKCLCVPPGYYGNKAVCPCYNNWKTKEGGPKCP; encoded by the exons ATGGCTAAGTTCTTTGCTGCTTTCATCTTGGCTCTCATTGCCATTTCAATGCTCCAAACTATG GTCATGGCTGCTAATGGGCAAGGAGGCCATTTCTATGACAACAAG AGCCAATATGGACCTGGGAGTGTCAAGAGTTACC AATGCCCATCACAATGCTCAAGGAGGTGTGGCAAGACCCAATACCACAAGCCCTGCATGTTCTTTTGTCAGAAGTGTTGTAGGAAGTGCCTTTGTGTTCCTCCGGGGTATTATGGTAACAAAGCTGTTTGCCCTTGCTACAACAACTGGAAGACCAAGGAAGGAGGACCAAAATGCCCTTAA
- the LOC130976377 gene encoding aquaporin NIP2-1-like, translated as MEGMLSLNTEASNDQNPKQQSSSLANFAKNYPPSFPRKVLAEIIGTYLLVFVGSGSAGLSAIDENKVSKLGASLAGGFIVTVMIYSIGHISGAHMNPAVSLAFASINRFPWKQVPFYIAAQLTGAICASYTLRVLLEPATQIGATSPSGSNIQALVMEIVATFTMVFISAAVATDPKAIGELSGVAVGSSVSIASIVAGPISGGSMNPARSLGPAIATASYKSIWVYFVGPIIGALLGVWSYTVVQDIDNNNKPPPSSSLSSILGQRIISSEAEHVANKDHFSSV; from the exons ATGGAGGGGATGTTGAGCCTCAACACTGAAGCAAGTAATGATCAAAATCCCAAGCAGCAATCCTCTTCTCTTGCAAATTTTGCAAAGAATTATCCTCCTAGCTTTCCTAGAAAG GTATTGGCAGAGATAATAGGGACATATTTATTGGTGTTTGTGGGAAGTGGTTCAGCTGGACTTAGTGCCATTGATGAAAACAAGGTATCAAAATTGGGAGCTTCACTTGCAGGAGGATTTATTGTAACAGTTATGATCTACTCCATTGGACACATCTCCGGGGCACATATGAATCCAGCTGTTTCCTTAGCTTTTGCCTCCATCAACCGTTTTCCTTGGAAACAG gtACCATTTTATATTGCAGCCCAACTAACAGGAGCAATATGTGCTTCATACACACTGAGGGTGTTGCTAGAACCAGCAACACAAATTGGTGCCACGTCACCCTCAGGGTCAAACATTCAAGCACTTGTCATGGAAATTGTTGCCACATTCACTATGGTCTTCATATCCGCTGCTGTTGCCACTGACCCTAAAGct ATTGGAGAGCTATCAGGGGTAGCAGTAGGTTCTTCAGTTAGCATAGCTAGCATTGTAGCTGG ACCAATATCAGGGGGGTCAATGAACCCAGCAAGGTCATTAGGTCCTGCAATTGCCACTGCATCTTATAAGAGTATTTGGGTCTATTTTGTTGGACCAATCATTGGGGCACTCTTAGGGGTATGGTCCTACACTGTGGTTCAAGAcatagataataataataagccacctccttcttcttccctttcaTCAATATTGGGCCAGAGAATTATTAGTAGTGAAGCTGAGCATGTTGCTAACAAAGATCACTTCAGTTCTGTGTGA